A stretch of the Filimonas lacunae genome encodes the following:
- a CDS encoding M28 family metallopeptidase, which translates to MKQLIIVIAFIAGSLFSFAQSIDVIINSKEALRIENTLASNDMKGRKTGTPGNTKAALFIAEEFKKAGLQPADSKNGYLQKFAMVEAKVRSSNIVLGGSKLETEKLIAITPKRMLQVNEKSGYETGKIAAGDNLGAKAMSFVQSGKNYIVWVDNSFAKNFKRLNYFKSKLFANTPDVLFVLADAAPETYLLEVVQEVEEIELMNVVGVLPGKSKKEEYVIFSGHYDHLGVTDKPENGDSIYNGANDDAAGITAVIMLANYFKQLHNNERTIVFAAFTAEEIGGFGSQYFSKQYNPDKVAAMFNIEMIGTESKWGKNSAYITGYEKTDMGAILEKNLKGSAFSFHPDPYTAEQLFYRSDNATLARLGVPAHTISTSKMDSEPNYHKLSDEVSTLDIENMTEVIKAIAISSTSIIKGTDTPSRVNTADLK; encoded by the coding sequence ATGAAACAACTGATTATTGTAATAGCATTTATTGCGGGATCGCTTTTTTCTTTTGCGCAAAGCATTGATGTGATTATTAACAGCAAAGAAGCGCTGCGTATAGAAAATACACTGGCAAGCAACGACATGAAGGGGCGTAAAACGGGTACACCCGGTAACACCAAGGCGGCCCTGTTTATTGCGGAAGAATTTAAGAAAGCCGGGTTGCAGCCTGCCGATAGTAAGAATGGTTATCTGCAAAAGTTTGCTATGGTAGAAGCCAAAGTAAGAAGCAGCAATATTGTGTTAGGTGGCTCTAAGCTGGAAACAGAAAAGTTAATTGCCATCACTCCCAAGCGTATGCTGCAGGTAAATGAAAAGTCTGGCTACGAAACAGGCAAAATTGCTGCCGGTGATAACCTGGGTGCAAAGGCTATGAGCTTTGTACAATCCGGCAAAAACTATATTGTGTGGGTTGATAACAGCTTTGCCAAAAACTTTAAAAGACTCAACTACTTTAAAAGCAAGCTGTTTGCCAATACGCCTGATGTGCTTTTTGTGTTAGCAGATGCTGCTCCTGAAACCTATTTACTGGAAGTGGTGCAGGAAGTAGAAGAGATTGAGCTGATGAACGTGGTAGGTGTATTACCCGGCAAGAGCAAGAAAGAAGAGTATGTGATTTTCTCTGGCCACTACGATCACCTGGGTGTTACAGATAAACCTGAAAATGGCGATAGCATTTACAACGGCGCCAATGACGATGCAGCAGGTATTACAGCTGTGATTATGCTGGCGAATTACTTTAAGCAACTACATAATAATGAACGCACTATTGTTTTTGCTGCCTTTACAGCCGAAGAGATCGGAGGTTTTGGTTCGCAGTATTTTTCTAAACAATACAACCCGGATAAAGTGGCAGCCATGTTCAATATTGAAATGATTGGTACTGAATCTAAATGGGGTAAAAACAGTGCTTATATTACCGGTTATGAAAAAACGGATATGGGAGCTATACTGGAGAAAAACCTGAAGGGCTCTGCTTTTTCTTTTCATCCCGACCCATACACTGCCGAGCAGTTGTTTTACCGTTCGGATAATGCTACCCTGGCACGTTTAGGTGTTCCGGCGCACACTATTTCTACATCTAAAATGGATAGCGAACCTAATTATCACAAACTGAGCGATGAGGTGAGTACATTGGATATTGAGAATATGACCGAAGTAATTAAGGCTATTGCTATTAGCAGCACCTCTATCATCAAAGGAACAGATACGCCATCGAGAGTAAATACGGCCGACTTAAAATAG